One window from the genome of Pseudomonas fluorescens encodes:
- a CDS encoding DNA polymerase II: MDLQQGFVLTRHWRDTPAGTEVEFWLATDAGPRRVRLPVQTSVAFVPQIQRGQLEALLQGEKEVELRPLDLLDFEHRPVLGLYCQQHAQLMRLDGTLRRAGVEVFEADIRPPERYLMERFITAPVWFGGTPAADGLLVDAQMKPAPDYRPPLRLVSLDIETTAQGDLYSIALEGCGERQVYMLGPPNGDDSGVDFQLEYCDSRTLLLKKLNDWFARFDPDAIIGWNLVQFDLRVLHEHARRLAVPLRLGRAGEEMQWREHGARNNHFFASAAGRLIIDGIESLRSATWSFPSFSLENVAQTLLGEGKSIDNPYQRMDEINRMFAEDKPALARYNLKGCELVTRIFAKTELLKFLLERASVTGLPADRSGGSVAAFTHLYMPLMHRQGFVAPNLGQRPPEASPGGFVMDSQPGLYESVLVLDYKSLYPSIIRTFLIDPVGLIEGLRHPDDRESVPGFRGARFSRSRHCLPAIVARVSEGRETAKREHNAPLSQALKIIMNAFYGVLGSSGCRFFDPRLASSITLRGHQIMQRTRQLIEAQGHVVIYGDTDSTFVWLRRAHGQEEAARIGRELVAHVNQWWREQVRAEFGLESALELQFETHFKRFLMPTIRGAEEGSKKRYAGLVTRADGSDEIVYKGLETVRTDWSPLARQFQQELYGRIFHRKPYQEYVRDYVQQTLAGAFDDRLVYRKRLRRPLEDYERNVPPHVRAARLADEFNQRQGRPRQYQNGGWISYVITVAGPEPMEIRSAPIDYDHYVTKQLQPVADAILPFVDDDFSTLVGGQMGLF; encoded by the coding sequence GTGGATTTACAGCAGGGCTTCGTCCTGACCCGGCATTGGCGCGACACCCCGGCCGGCACCGAAGTCGAGTTCTGGCTGGCGACCGACGCCGGTCCCCGGCGCGTGCGCCTGCCGGTGCAGACGTCGGTGGCCTTTGTGCCGCAGATCCAGCGCGGCCAGCTCGAAGCCTTGCTGCAAGGGGAAAAGGAGGTAGAGCTACGCCCCCTGGACCTGCTGGATTTCGAGCATCGCCCGGTGCTGGGCCTGTATTGCCAGCAACACGCCCAACTGATGCGCCTGGACGGCACCTTGCGCCGCGCCGGTGTGGAGGTGTTCGAAGCGGACATCCGGCCGCCGGAGCGCTACCTGATGGAGCGCTTCATCACCGCCCCGGTGTGGTTCGGCGGTACGCCGGCCGCCGATGGCCTGCTGGTGGATGCCCAGATGAAACCGGCGCCCGACTACCGTCCACCGTTGCGCCTGGTGTCCCTGGACATCGAAACCACCGCCCAGGGCGATTTGTATTCCATTGCCCTGGAAGGCTGCGGCGAGCGCCAGGTCTATATGCTCGGGCCGCCTAATGGCGACGATAGCGGTGTGGATTTCCAGCTGGAATACTGCGATTCGCGCACGCTGCTGCTGAAGAAACTCAACGACTGGTTCGCCCGTTTCGACCCCGATGCGATCATTGGCTGGAACCTGGTGCAATTCGACCTGCGGGTGCTGCATGAACATGCCCGGCGGCTGGCGGTGCCGTTGCGCCTGGGCCGCGCTGGCGAAGAAATGCAATGGCGCGAGCACGGCGCGCGCAACAACCACTTTTTCGCCTCGGCGGCTGGTCGACTGATCATCGACGGGATCGAGTCCCTGCGCTCGGCGACCTGGAGCTTCCCGTCGTTCAGCCTGGAAAACGTCGCCCAGACGCTGCTGGGGGAGGGCAAGTCCATCGACAACCCGTACCAGCGCATGGACGAGATCAATCGCATGTTCGCCGAGGACAAGCCGGCCCTGGCCCGCTACAACCTCAAGGGCTGCGAGCTGGTGACGCGGATCTTCGCCAAGACCGAGCTGCTCAAGTTCCTGCTGGAACGGGCCAGCGTCACCGGCCTGCCAGCGGACCGCAGCGGCGGTTCGGTGGCGGCCTTCACGCACCTGTACATGCCGCTGATGCACCGCCAGGGTTTTGTTGCCCCCAATCTCGGCCAGCGTCCGCCCGAGGCCAGCCCGGGTGGTTTTGTCATGGATTCCCAGCCGGGGCTCTACGAGTCGGTGCTGGTGCTGGACTACAAGAGCCTGTATCCGTCGATCATCCGTACCTTCCTGATCGACCCGGTGGGCTTGATCGAAGGGCTGCGTCACCCGGATGACCGCGAGTCGGTGCCGGGCTTTCGCGGGGCGCGCTTCTCCCGAAGCCGACATTGCCTGCCGGCCATCGTCGCGCGGGTCTCCGAAGGCCGGGAGACCGCCAAGCGCGAACACAATGCGCCGCTGTCCCAAGCGTTGAAAATCATCATGAACGCCTTTTATGGCGTGCTCGGCTCCAGCGGTTGTCGCTTCTTCGATCCGCGCCTGGCCTCGTCCATCACCCTGCGTGGCCACCAGATCATGCAGCGCACCCGCCAGTTGATCGAAGCCCAGGGCCATGTGGTGATCTATGGCGATACCGACTCCACGTTCGTCTGGTTGCGTCGTGCCCATGGTCAGGAGGAAGCGGCCAGGATCGGTCGCGAGTTGGTGGCACACGTCAACCAATGGTGGCGTGAGCAAGTGCGTGCCGAGTTCGGGTTGGAAAGCGCGCTGGAACTGCAGTTCGAAACGCACTTCAAGCGCTTCCTGATGCCGACCATCCGGGGCGCCGAGGAGGGCAGCAAGAAACGCTATGCCGGGCTGGTGACCCGCGCCGACGGCAGTGATGAAATCGTCTACAAAGGCCTGGAAACCGTGCGTACCGACTGGTCGCCGCTGGCCCGGCAGTTCCAGCAGGAATTGTACGGGCGGATCTTCCACCGCAAGCCCTACCAGGAGTATGTGCGTGATTATGTGCAGCAGACCCTGGCCGGTGCGTTCGATGATCGGTTGGTCTATCGCAAGCGCCTGCGGCGGCCGCTGGAGGATTACGAGCGCAACGTCCCACCCCACGTGCGGGCCGCGCGGCTGGCCGATGAGTTCAACCAGCGCCAGGGCCGTCCGCGGCAGTACCAGAATGGCGGCTGGATCAGCTACGTCATCACTGTCGCCGGCCCCGAGCCGATGGAAATTCGCAGTGCGCCAATCGATTACGACCACTACGTGACCAAACAACTGCAGCCGGTGGCGGATGCGATCCTGCCGTTTGTGGATGATGACTTTTCGACGTTGGTGGGGGGGCAGATGGGGTTGTTCTGA